In Candidatus Contubernalis alkalaceticus, the following proteins share a genomic window:
- a CDS encoding redox-regulated ATPase YchF: MQIGLIGMPLSGKTTIYNLLTEQHLETGPGAKSEIHVASAAVPDDRIEFLSDLYHPQKISPARIQFMDLPGMCSQNGTAAQGAFLLDKVRGADVLVQVVRAFHGDYVTQSVGEPNPYKEICDFGDELMLADLAAVENRLKKLKEGRKLPKDVVYQITFFERLQSALEMETPLEKVEMTEKEREYLSGHHFLTEKPLILAVNIDEDQLASRDYSDRDRVISYAKERGIPVIEICGLMEMEISLLPLEERIEFMNDLNLKESGITRLAQAAYGYLGLMSFFTVGEDEVRAWTINNGTPAQKAAGKIHSDIERGFIRAEVFHFDSLHELGSPTKVKEKGLFRLEGRDYTVKDGDIISFRFNV, translated from the coding sequence ATGCAAATTGGATTAATAGGAATGCCTCTTTCCGGTAAGACCACAATTTATAATCTGCTTACAGAGCAGCACCTGGAAACCGGCCCGGGGGCAAAAAGCGAAATTCATGTGGCTTCGGCAGCTGTTCCCGATGACAGAATTGAGTTTCTTTCAGATCTTTATCATCCACAAAAAATCAGTCCTGCCCGAATTCAGTTTATGGACCTACCCGGTATGTGTTCTCAAAATGGAACTGCTGCCCAGGGAGCATTTTTGTTAGATAAGGTTAGGGGAGCAGATGTTTTGGTTCAGGTGGTAAGGGCATTTCATGGTGATTATGTCACTCAGTCTGTTGGGGAACCTAATCCTTATAAAGAGATTTGTGATTTTGGCGATGAACTAATGCTGGCGGATCTGGCAGCGGTGGAAAACCGTTTAAAGAAACTGAAAGAGGGGCGGAAGCTCCCTAAAGATGTGGTATATCAGATTACTTTTTTTGAACGCCTTCAATCTGCTTTGGAAATGGAAACCCCTCTGGAAAAGGTGGAAATGACGGAAAAGGAGAGGGAATACCTGTCAGGGCATCACTTTTTAACGGAAAAACCTTTAATTTTGGCGGTCAATATTGACGAAGACCAGCTGGCATCAAGGGATTATTCTGATAGGGACAGGGTAATTTCCTATGCAAAAGAGCGGGGTATCCCGGTTATAGAAATATGCGGGCTGATGGAGATGGAGATCAGCCTTTTGCCCTTAGAAGAACGGATAGAATTTATGAATGACCTTAACCTTAAAGAGTCGGGAATTACCCGGTTAGCCCAGGCTGCATACGGATACCTGGGTCTTATGTCCTTTTTTACCGTAGGGGAGGATGAGGTCAGAGCCTGGACTATAAACAACGGTACACCTGCTCAAAAGGCGGCAGGGAAAATCCACTCGGACATTGAACGGGGTTTTATTCGGGCTGAAGTCTTTCACTTTGACAGCCTTCATGAACTGGGAAGTCCCACCAAAGTCAAGGAAAAAGGTCTTTTCCGTTTGGAAGGTCGGGATTATACTGTTAAAGATGGAGATATTATCAGTTTTCGTTTTAATGTATAA
- a CDS encoding IS1634 family transposase yields the protein MRLSISKSKNSTSLYVIKSTYENGVHSSKIVEKLGTVNDLSKKLNGQDPIEWAKKYIAELNQKEKEEKLDVLVKYSPSKVITKDEQRSFNGGYLFLQQIYYQLGLHKICKEMLGKYKVTYDLNSILSRLIYGRIIFPSSKLATYQLSSRFIEQPNFELQHIYRALEVIAKETDFLQSSLYNNSLKVSKRNTGVLYYDCTNYFFEIEQADGDKQYGPSKEHRPNPIIQMGLFMDGDGIPLAFSINKGNTNEQLTLKPLEKKILSDFNLSKFIVCTDAGLASKNNRKFNDREERAFITTQSIKKLKAHLKKWALDPNEWHLSNDVKTYDISKLDDEKAKNKMFYKERWIKENDLEQKIIVTYSIKYRDYQRKIRNSQIERAQKTIDSNPTKIKKCNQNDCRRFIKKTNFTPDGEIAEKEIYSIDTEVIAKEEAFDGFYAVCTNLEDDASEIIKVNNRRWEIEECFRIMKSEFKARPVYLSRDDRIEAHFTTCFISLIIYRLLEKKLGEKYTCSEIIRGLKDMNFHEIKGEGYTPTYTRTDFTDDLHEAFDFRTDYQIIKTKQMKKIFKATKK from the coding sequence ATGAGATTGTCTATTTCGAAATCAAAAAATTCCACATCTCTTTACGTAATTAAATCAACTTATGAGAATGGTGTACATTCATCAAAGATTGTTGAAAAACTTGGAACAGTTAATGATTTGAGTAAAAAGTTAAACGGCCAGGATCCCATTGAATGGGCAAAGAAATACATAGCAGAGCTGAATCAAAAAGAGAAGGAAGAAAAGCTTGATGTGTTGGTAAAGTACTCACCTTCCAAGGTCATTACGAAAGATGAACAGCGCTCTTTTAACGGTGGTTATCTTTTTCTTCAACAAATATACTATCAACTTGGCCTTCACAAAATATGTAAAGAAATGTTAGGAAAATACAAGGTTACATATGACCTAAACTCCATACTCTCCAGATTGATTTACGGAAGAATAATCTTCCCTTCATCTAAGCTCGCCACTTACCAACTTTCCTCAAGATTTATAGAACAACCTAACTTTGAACTTCAACATATATACAGAGCTCTTGAAGTTATTGCTAAGGAAACGGATTTTTTACAATCATCCTTGTACAACAACAGTTTAAAAGTTTCTAAGAGAAATACTGGTGTACTTTATTATGATTGCACCAATTATTTTTTTGAAATTGAACAGGCAGATGGCGATAAGCAATACGGTCCATCAAAAGAGCATAGACCAAACCCAATCATTCAAATGGGCCTATTTATGGATGGAGACGGTATCCCTCTTGCATTTAGCATCAACAAAGGAAATACAAATGAACAATTAACACTAAAACCCTTAGAAAAGAAAATTCTATCTGATTTTAATCTTTCTAAATTTATCGTATGTACCGATGCCGGTCTAGCGTCCAAAAATAACAGAAAATTTAACGACAGGGAAGAACGAGCATTTATTACAACTCAATCAATTAAGAAATTAAAAGCACATCTAAAAAAATGGGCACTTGATCCAAACGAATGGCACCTCTCTAACGATGTAAAAACCTATGACATCTCTAAACTAGATGATGAGAAAGCTAAAAATAAAATGTTTTACAAAGAACGTTGGATTAAAGAAAATGACCTTGAACAAAAAATCATTGTGACGTACTCTATCAAGTATAGAGATTATCAAAGAAAAATCCGTAATTCACAGATAGAACGTGCACAAAAAACAATAGATTCAAATCCTACAAAAATAAAAAAATGTAATCAGAATGATTGCAGAAGATTTATTAAAAAAACTAATTTTACTCCTGATGGAGAAATTGCTGAAAAAGAAATATACAGTATTGATACAGAGGTTATCGCTAAAGAAGAAGCCTTTGATGGGTTTTATGCTGTATGTACAAACCTTGAGGATGATGCTTCTGAAATAATTAAAGTAAACAATAGACGATGGGAGATTGAAGAATGTTTTAGAATTATGAAAAGTGAATTTAAAGCCAGACCTGTTTATTTAAGCCGTGATGACAGAATAGAAGCACATTTTACAACTTGCTTTATATCCTTAATTATTTACAGATTATTGGAAAAAAAGCTTGGTGAGAAATATACCTGCAGTGAAATAATTAGAGGATTAAAGGATATGAACTTTCATGAAATAAAGGGGGAGGGTTACACTCCAACATATACGAGAACTGACTTTACTGATGATTTACATGAGGCATTTGATTTCCGTACAGACTACCAGATTATAAAAACAAAACAAATGAAAAAAATTTTTAAAGCGACAAAAAAATAA
- a CDS encoding GGDEF domain-containing protein — translation MSNSRIDKPDDSKIPGIDNYQDMMDRIWNHLSSIIGQAATAVVFQNAMQEIQRGSPCLNKIKVDYAGVSLKQLFKQEEPVEETLMLRSLLFYFEGITTVLINLTEDMLIRQVQPLMRDIRINTFSTNLPNRFSLEKALSCQVARANRGIGGALLMISLDNYKPANDNLRSVWGDQLMKELADLLMSRLRKDDFLAWLGADEFALVLNDVSEQDVKIIIGKLRGAVEQHEFTFLEISCKLSLIFQVIMVDGLMDAQQILNKMDNILCSVKKDETNGLLW, via the coding sequence TTGTCAAACAGCAGGATTGATAAACCCGATGATTCAAAAATTCCCGGAATAGATAATTATCAAGATATGATGGACAGGATTTGGAATCACCTTTCTTCAATTATTGGTCAGGCAGCTACTGCTGTAGTTTTTCAAAATGCCATGCAGGAAATACAGAGGGGTTCTCCCTGTTTGAATAAAATTAAAGTGGATTATGCAGGAGTTAGTTTAAAACAGTTGTTTAAGCAAGAAGAGCCTGTGGAGGAGACTCTTATGTTAAGGAGTCTCCTTTTTTATTTTGAAGGAATTACAACTGTTCTTATTAACTTGACGGAAGATATGCTAATTCGTCAGGTGCAGCCCCTTATGCGGGATATTAGAATAAACACGTTTTCAACCAATCTTCCAAACCGTTTTTCGCTGGAAAAGGCACTGAGTTGTCAGGTAGCCAGGGCAAACCGAGGAATCGGAGGAGCTCTTTTAATGATTAGCCTTGATAATTATAAACCGGCAAATGATAATCTCAGGTCAGTCTGGGGAGATCAACTAATGAAAGAACTGGCAGACCTGTTAATGAGCCGTTTAAGAAAGGACGATTTTTTAGCATGGCTGGGAGCAGATGAGTTTGCATTAGTCCTAAATGATGTTTCAGAGCAGGATGTTAAAATTATTATAGGTAAACTAAGGGGAGCAGTAGAACAGCATGAATTTACTTTCCTGGAAATATCTTGTAAACTGAGTCTTATATTTCAGGTAATTATGGTGGATGGATTAATGGATGCACAGCAGATTCTCAATAAGATGGATAATATTCTGTGCTCCGTTAAAAAAGATGAAACGAATGGATTGTTATGGTAA
- a CDS encoding cupin domain-containing protein, translated as MEDQNIIGKVIPLTNLVKYQEKSVVSRQVIAQKTGTVTIFAFDQGEGLSEHTAPFDALVQVLEGEVEISIAGEPHIVKDGEMIIMPANKPHALKALSQFKMMLVMIRP; from the coding sequence ATGGAAGATCAAAACATTATAGGTAAGGTAATTCCTTTGACAAATCTGGTAAAATACCAGGAGAAGTCTGTAGTGAGCAGACAGGTTATTGCTCAAAAGACAGGTACGGTGACCATTTTTGCCTTTGACCAGGGGGAAGGACTCAGTGAACATACAGCACCATTTGACGCCCTGGTTCAGGTGTTGGAGGGGGAAGTGGAGATATCCATTGCCGGAGAACCTCACATAGTTAAAGACGGGGAAATGATCATCATGCCCGCCAACAAGCCCCATGCTTTGAAGGCTTTGTCTCAGTTTAAAATGATGCTGGTGATGATTCGGCCTTAG
- a CDS encoding uroporphyrinogen decarboxylase/cobalamine-independent methonine synthase family protein, producing the protein MKLIGNCQTTAMGILPHTDMEKALELSLSMDIPFWPQLPRYSYFEDMYVQISEHFPGIIVNFEKQNISFSLDKFYQEFDNLMNNWDDDNFFRLSPDYSVLFHRFLDMDLTGYQYVRGQNIGPVSLGLKILDENKKSMIYHEEVKSIIFDFVARKTEVQLKDMLEKHPGSFVWVDEPGLEMIFKAFTGYTSDGAQRDYHSFLEKFPGPKGVHLCGNPDWSFLLQLDLDILSADVFTWGHIFSRYKEEVKTFLERGGIISWGITPTLTEEYEKENVKTMIEKLEEMWTYLEKSGVPRRQILSQAWLAPSRCCLVNVDGEVTVEKSYRLLKAVSEHYKNQI; encoded by the coding sequence ATGAAATTAATAGGAAACTGCCAGACTACTGCTATGGGAATTTTACCCCATACCGACATGGAGAAAGCGCTAGAACTCTCCTTGTCAATGGACATTCCCTTTTGGCCTCAACTGCCCAGATACAGTTATTTTGAAGATATGTACGTGCAGATTTCCGAGCATTTCCCCGGTATAATTGTAAATTTTGAGAAACAAAATATTAGTTTTTCATTGGATAAATTTTATCAAGAATTTGATAATCTTATGAACAATTGGGATGACGATAATTTTTTCCGTCTTTCCCCGGATTACTCTGTTTTGTTTCATCGATTTCTAGATATGGATTTAACAGGCTATCAATATGTTCGTGGTCAAAACATTGGACCCGTAAGCCTGGGATTGAAGATTCTGGATGAAAATAAGAAATCCATGATTTATCATGAGGAAGTAAAAAGCATCATTTTTGACTTTGTAGCCAGAAAAACAGAGGTACAATTGAAAGATATGCTGGAGAAACATCCCGGCTCTTTTGTTTGGGTAGATGAACCGGGATTAGAAATGATATTTAAAGCCTTTACCGGGTATACCAGCGATGGTGCTCAAAGGGATTACCATTCCTTCCTGGAAAAGTTCCCCGGGCCCAAAGGGGTACATCTCTGTGGAAACCCGGACTGGTCCTTCCTTCTGCAGCTGGACCTGGATATCCTCTCCGCAGATGTCTTCACCTGGGGGCACATCTTTAGTCGGTATAAGGAAGAGGTAAAAACCTTTTTAGAACGAGGGGGGATTATTTCCTGGGGCATAACACCCACCCTTACCGAGGAATATGAAAAGGAAAATGTAAAAACAATGATTGAAAAGCTGGAAGAAATGTGGACATACCTGGAAAAATCCGGTGTTCCCCGCCGGCAAATTCTTTCTCAAGCCTGGCTTGCACCCTCCCGCTGCTGTTTAGTCAACGTAGATGGAGAGGTTACTGTAGAAAAATCCTATCGCCTGCTGAAAGCAGTATCAGAACACTATAAGAATCAAATTTAA
- a CDS encoding cupin domain-containing protein, with the protein MLEKRFTYTKVSEKKIEKIVDDNNVVINHMTLLKDAGLPVHLSNSNVYMIIINGKMSIALDDQDFHQYEEGDIINIPYNVKMDVRNFSEDILEFFVVKAPNPKDMKR; encoded by the coding sequence TTGTTGGAGAAAAGATTTACATATACAAAGGTCAGTGAAAAGAAGATAGAGAAGATTGTTGACGATAATAACGTCGTAATAAACCATATGACTTTATTAAAAGACGCTGGACTACCTGTACACTTATCAAATTCCAATGTATATATGATTATTATTAATGGGAAGATGTCCATCGCTTTGGATGATCAGGATTTTCATCAATATGAAGAAGGGGATATTATAAATATTCCCTATAATGTTAAGATGGATGTGAGAAACTTTTCTGAGGACATTCTTGAGTTTTTTGTGGTTAAGGCTCCTAATCCCAAGGATATGAAAAGATAA
- the pgeF gene encoding peptidoglycan editing factor PgeF — MTIPSFTKRGIIHGFSTRKLEKSKNPSNRLDNECGQRGDEFKVYENRQTFFNVLNLKGDFWSLKQIHGSKVITVGKKREAFLNKEGVLEGDGLVTGQRGVILTMYSADCVIIFLFDPVKQVIGLGHAGWRGTVRGIGSELVKTMVNSFGSNAGDILVGIGPAIGACCYEVGFEVIKKVSEAVKESHLFVKLIGEEKWILDLKMLNVGILETAGVRKDNITISSHCTFCHPDSFFSFRRDGGKTGRMVSVISLS; from the coding sequence TTGACCATACCATCCTTTACAAAAAGAGGTATAATACATGGCTTTTCTACCCGTAAGTTAGAGAAAAGTAAAAACCCTTCTAACCGTCTGGATAATGAATGTGGACAGAGGGGTGATGAGTTCAAAGTTTATGAAAACAGGCAGACATTTTTTAATGTTTTAAATTTGAAGGGTGATTTCTGGTCATTAAAGCAGATTCACGGCAGCAAAGTAATAACTGTTGGAAAAAAGAGGGAAGCTTTCTTAAACAAAGAAGGCGTTTTGGAGGGAGATGGATTGGTTACAGGGCAGAGAGGGGTTATTCTAACCATGTATTCTGCCGATTGTGTTATTATTTTTCTCTTTGACCCTGTAAAGCAGGTGATTGGCCTGGGGCACGCCGGTTGGAGGGGTACGGTAAGAGGAATTGGGTCAGAACTGGTAAAGACTATGGTTAACAGTTTCGGCAGCAATGCAGGGGATATCCTGGTAGGAATTGGACCGGCAATCGGTGCCTGCTGTTATGAAGTTGGATTTGAGGTCATTAAAAAGGTATCGGAAGCGGTGAAAGAATCTCATCTCTTTGTAAAACTTATTGGTGAAGAAAAATGGATATTGGACTTAAAAATGTTAAATGTTGGAATTTTGGAAACTGCAGGGGTCAGGAAAGATAATATTACCATTAGCAGTCACTGTACTTTCTGTCATCCGGATTCATTTTTTTCCTTTCGTAGAGATGGGGGTAAGACTGGACGGATGGTGTCGGTAATAAGCCTGTCATAA
- a CDS encoding HlyD family efflux transporter periplasmic adaptor subunit — MRKKHLKLIPGNKKEKKERTPLQKFFRKTVVILSIILFVFFLGRSVFLWGYGMASSYVVKTVITEDSVLEEKIAVEGFIIREEKVVTSPQEGYLIWALEEGTRVGVGREVAEIVSRPLYTVEYREEESHVLQNDEHEQDKQEKENDEGDNEEDLLVDDNNLENDAAEVFEENEELFDPKEIEYHTSVVVNRLRSALSAGDMEEAEKYYHQLKGISQEQLIVHSSLHPTNSKLLSPFSGIVVYYTDGLEDFFQPSLIHFLSSHQLGAFKREGKEINFGEKIGRGSPIFKIVDNYTWYFTVPVTPEQGEEFKDNKRVYIRFDFVSDYDVRVDVFHIEEEQDKTLVTFKVNEQLENFYLYRQTQAEIIYNYLRGIIVPEEALLTKGEETGVYTIEKAMVRFRPVTVKEEHEGDVIVEGLPAGRVVITNPRFFREGQYIPS, encoded by the coding sequence ATGCGTAAAAAGCATTTAAAATTGATTCCGGGTAATAAGAAAGAGAAAAAAGAACGTACGCCACTTCAAAAATTCTTTAGAAAAACGGTAGTAATCTTAAGTATAATTCTTTTTGTCTTTTTTCTAGGCCGGTCAGTTTTTTTATGGGGTTACGGTATGGCTTCATCTTACGTGGTTAAGACTGTTATCACAGAGGATAGTGTTCTGGAGGAAAAAATTGCTGTTGAAGGTTTTATTATCAGGGAAGAAAAGGTTGTGACTTCTCCTCAGGAGGGTTATCTAATTTGGGCATTAGAAGAGGGAACTCGAGTTGGTGTTGGCAGGGAAGTAGCAGAGATTGTATCCCGTCCTTTGTATACAGTGGAATACCGGGAAGAAGAAAGCCATGTTCTGCAAAATGATGAACATGAACAGGATAAACAAGAAAAAGAAAATGATGAAGGGGACAATGAGGAAGATTTACTAGTTGACGACAACAATCTGGAGAATGATGCTGCTGAAGTTTTCGAAGAAAATGAAGAATTATTTGATCCTAAAGAAATTGAATACCATACCTCAGTCGTTGTGAACCGCCTGCGAAGTGCTTTGTCAGCGGGAGATATGGAGGAAGCTGAAAAATATTATCATCAGCTGAAAGGGATTTCCCAGGAACAGCTGATTGTACATAGTAGTCTTCATCCTACTAATAGTAAACTATTATCTCCTTTTTCAGGGATCGTTGTTTATTATACTGATGGGTTGGAGGATTTTTTTCAGCCTTCCCTTATACATTTTTTAAGCAGTCATCAGTTAGGTGCTTTTAAACGGGAGGGTAAAGAAATAAACTTTGGCGAGAAAATAGGGCGGGGATCTCCTATTTTTAAAATTGTAGATAATTATACCTGGTATTTTACAGTTCCTGTGACCCCGGAGCAGGGGGAAGAATTTAAGGACAATAAAAGGGTATATATCAGGTTTGATTTTGTTTCTGATTATGATGTCAGAGTTGATGTTTTTCACATTGAGGAAGAGCAAGATAAAACCTTAGTGACTTTTAAAGTAAATGAACAGTTGGAAAATTTTTATCTTTACAGGCAGACTCAGGCAGAGATTATTTATAATTATCTTCGGGGTATTATCGTTCCGGAGGAAGCCTTACTTACGAAGGGCGAGGAAACAGGAGTCTATACCATAGAAAAGGCAATGGTGAGATTTCGTCCGGTTACTGTAAAAGAGGAACATGAGGGAGATGTTATAGTGGAAGGTCTGCCTGCAGGAAGGGTTGTTATTACAAATCCCAGGTTTTTTAGAGAAGGACAATATATTCCCTCCTAG
- a CDS encoding ammonia-forming cytochrome c nitrite reductase subunit c552 — MVIGLVCLLSMYGLFLWGCQVQPQGIPSGEPDPAVWGEAYPDQYASYLKNSEMNSTVYRGSVPIDYLELYPQLKTIYEGYGFSKEYLRSRGHVYALEDVKHIGRPKPGATCMSCKSSNVPGLIEKYGTQFYSMSFDEIAEESIYSISCLDCHNPSGMENRISRPFLTEAMDKTVEPPANRSSRDLVCAQCHVEYYFDQDTLEVVLPWEKGLKLHQVEEYFDEMGYADWIHPRSGTPLIKIQHPEYQFYLGSVHDSINLACVDCHMPSVQGESGESIPSHWWTSPLNHMEESCGSCHQDLADIRSRCEKIQEDTINSMESIMDKLVNVIEGLAVLTEQGESQELDEIRSLHRKAQIRFDWVFAENSWGFHHSKEAWELLDEAHDYADQALELLNN, encoded by the coding sequence ATGGTTATTGGCCTGGTATGTTTGTTATCTATGTATGGGCTGTTTTTATGGGGTTGTCAGGTTCAACCCCAGGGAATTCCCTCAGGTGAACCTGATCCGGCTGTTTGGGGAGAAGCGTATCCAGACCAATATGCATCCTACTTGAAAAACTCTGAAATGAATTCTACTGTATACCGGGGTTCTGTTCCTATTGACTATTTGGAACTGTACCCCCAATTAAAAACCATTTACGAAGGTTATGGGTTCAGCAAGGAATATTTACGTTCCAGGGGCCATGTATATGCTTTGGAAGATGTGAAACACATTGGGCGTCCCAAACCAGGAGCCACTTGTATGTCCTGCAAAAGCAGCAATGTTCCCGGACTTATAGAAAAATATGGAACACAATTTTACAGTATGTCCTTTGACGAAATTGCTGAAGAGTCCATATACTCCATTTCATGTTTGGACTGTCATAACCCTTCCGGCATGGAGAACAGGATTTCCAGGCCTTTTTTGACAGAAGCCATGGATAAAACCGTTGAACCACCGGCTAATAGATCTTCCCGGGATCTGGTATGCGCCCAGTGTCATGTTGAATATTATTTTGACCAGGATACCCTGGAAGTAGTCTTACCCTGGGAGAAGGGATTGAAGCTGCATCAAGTGGAGGAATACTTTGATGAGATGGGATATGCCGATTGGATTCATCCCCGGTCTGGAACGCCGCTGATTAAAATTCAGCATCCAGAATACCAGTTTTATTTGGGGAGCGTTCATGATAGCATAAATTTGGCCTGTGTGGACTGCCACATGCCCTCGGTTCAGGGGGAGAGCGGCGAGAGCATACCTTCCCATTGGTGGACCAGTCCGCTGAATCATATGGAGGAATCCTGTGGTTCCTGCCATCAAGACCTGGCGGATATCCGTTCAAGGTGTGAAAAAATACAGGAAGATACCATTAACTCCATGGAATCTATCATGGATAAACTGGTGAACGTTATTGAAGGCCTGGCTGTCCTGACAGAGCAGGGAGAATCGCAGGAACTGGATGAAATCAGGAGTCTACACCGAAAAGCCCAAATACGTTTTGATTGGGTGTTTGCTGAAAACAGCTGGGGATTTCATCATTCCAAAGAAGCCTGGGAACTTCTGGATGAAGCCCATGATTATGCTGATCAGGCCCTGGAGCTGTTAAATAACTAA
- a CDS encoding YggS family pyridoxal phosphate-dependent enzyme, whose translation MQDNLLKIVDKIKEAQVKSGRQEDTITLIAVTKGVAPEKIKEAVSIGINNFGENRVQEVIPKIEILPDKLTWHFIGHLQSNKVKEVLPRFSLIHSLDRLSLAKEIQIRSEKSSRITEALVQVNVAEEKSKFGLSVNEVEGFIEMVVEKFPNIKITGLMTIAPYVEDPQEVRTIFRELKNLSCKIKVPGVELKELSMGMSSDYEVAVEEGATMVRIGTALFG comes from the coding sequence ATGCAAGATAACTTGTTAAAAATCGTAGATAAGATAAAGGAGGCCCAGGTAAAATCGGGACGTCAAGAAGATACCATCACTCTTATTGCTGTAACCAAGGGGGTTGCTCCGGAAAAAATAAAAGAGGCAGTTTCCATAGGGATTAACAATTTTGGAGAAAACAGGGTTCAGGAGGTTATCCCTAAGATAGAGATTCTCCCGGATAAACTGACCTGGCATTTCATTGGGCACCTACAAAGTAATAAGGTCAAAGAAGTTCTGCCTCGTTTTTCTTTAATTCATTCTTTGGACAGACTTTCCCTGGCAAAAGAGATTCAAATACGATCTGAAAAATCCAGCAGGATTACGGAAGCTCTGGTTCAGGTAAATGTAGCTGAAGAAAAGTCCAAATTTGGTCTTTCTGTTAATGAAGTAGAAGGATTTATTGAGATGGTTGTAGAAAAATTTCCCAATATAAAAATAACAGGATTGATGACTATTGCCCCCTATGTGGAAGATCCCCAGGAGGTCAGGACTATTTTTCGGGAGTTGAAGAATCTATCCTGTAAAATTAAGGTGCCGGGGGTTGAACTGAAAGAACTGTCTATGGGTATGAGCAGTGATTATGAAGTAGCCGTTGAAGAGGGGGCTACTATGGTAAGAATCGGCACGGCACTCTTTGGTTAA